Proteins from one Spirochaetaceae bacterium genomic window:
- a CDS encoding ABC transporter ATP-binding protein, whose product MSTLLQVDGVSKSFGGVTANREISLSVPAGAVHGLIGPNGSGKTTLFNSIVGHHPVDAGSVTFDGTRIERMTVPRIARLGLLRTFQQTRVYGAMSCVENMQVSAPHRTAHGGVLLRRVPAAVTERAEALLEFVGLHALRHHRAGRLSFGQQKLLEFAMALMFRPRMLLLDEPTAGINPTLINGMIDRLVRANAELGVTLLVIEHNMRVVMSLATHIYCLAHGRLLAAGTPADVRSDPRVVEAYLGGA is encoded by the coding sequence ATGAGCACGCTGCTGCAGGTCGACGGGGTCAGCAAGTCGTTCGGCGGCGTGACGGCCAACCGCGAGATCAGCCTGAGCGTCCCCGCGGGCGCCGTGCACGGCCTGATCGGCCCCAACGGCTCCGGCAAGACCACCCTGTTCAACAGCATCGTCGGTCACCACCCGGTGGACGCCGGTTCGGTGACGTTCGACGGCACCCGCATCGAGCGAATGACCGTGCCGCGCATCGCCCGTCTCGGACTGCTGCGCACGTTTCAGCAGACGCGCGTGTACGGCGCCATGAGCTGCGTCGAGAACATGCAGGTCAGCGCACCGCACCGCACCGCGCACGGCGGCGTGCTGCTGCGCCGGGTGCCGGCGGCGGTCACCGAGCGGGCGGAAGCGCTGCTGGAGTTCGTCGGCCTGCACGCGCTGCGCCACCATCGCGCCGGCCGCCTGTCGTTCGGGCAGCAGAAGCTGCTGGAGTTCGCCATGGCGCTGATGTTCCGGCCCCGGATGCTGCTGCTGGACGAGCCCACGGCGGGCATCAACCCCACCCTGATCAACGGCATGATCGACCGCCTGGTGCGAGCCAACGCCGAGTTGGGGGTCACCCTGTTGGTGATCGAGCACAACATGCGGGTGGTGATGAGCCTGGCCACCCACATCTACTGCCTCGCGCACGGACGTCTGCTGGCGGCGGGGACGCCCGCGGACGTGCGCAGCGACCCGCGCGTGGTCGAGGCGTACCTGGGAGGCGCCTGA
- a CDS encoding AAA family ATPase, which produces MLKSLRISNYRAFHKLGIDELSRINLISGRNNSGKTTLLEALLLLSAGHPEITMHTAIIRGMKSERLPPAAIPSIYWRQMFKSFDFRTPIEISAKHESGGSLSMTVEMERDEIVKTSLTASNEVLLGEELQDPKLLATIRSDDEDWQRRIQVTDKEIHMERRHRPVLFPAWIVPSGLGDLRSDAECLDALKKQKQAHRVVDALRIVDPSLTSLEVISQTGSPMIWADMGLSELVPLPTVGEGMVRVSRLAMCMVLARGGVLLVDEIENGIHHSIAADIWRFILDVVRELDVQVFATTHSYECVQAAQSLHSDDLMLHRLEASEEGHRCFSYHREHIDTAVRHSLEVR; this is translated from the coding sequence ATGCTGAAGAGCCTAAGAATCTCGAACTACCGCGCCTTCCATAAACTTGGAATTGATGAGTTGAGCCGCATCAATCTCATCAGCGGCCGCAACAACTCCGGCAAGACGACCCTGCTCGAAGCTCTCTTGCTGTTGTCTGCAGGACACCCGGAAATCACGATGCACACCGCCATCATCCGTGGGATGAAATCGGAACGTTTGCCACCGGCAGCAATTCCGTCGATCTACTGGAGGCAGATGTTTAAGTCGTTCGATTTCAGGACCCCAATAGAGATCAGCGCCAAGCACGAGTCAGGTGGATCCCTTAGCATGACGGTCGAAATGGAGCGTGACGAGATCGTGAAAACATCACTCACTGCCTCCAACGAGGTGTTACTGGGGGAGGAGCTACAGGATCCGAAGCTGCTGGCCACGATCCGTAGCGATGATGAAGATTGGCAACGACGAATTCAGGTCACGGACAAGGAAATCCACATGGAGCGCCGACATCGCCCCGTCCTTTTCCCCGCCTGGATTGTTCCCTCAGGGCTTGGGGATTTGCGCTCGGACGCCGAGTGTCTTGACGCATTGAAAAAGCAAAAACAAGCACATCGAGTAGTGGACGCGTTGCGCATTGTTGATCCCTCTCTTACCAGTCTCGAAGTCATTTCACAAACAGGATCTCCCATGATCTGGGCTGATATGGGATTGTCCGAGCTGGTTCCTCTACCGACGGTCGGAGAAGGGATGGTACGTGTCTCCCGGTTAGCGATGTGCATGGTGCTTGCGCGAGGCGGAGTATTGCTCGTGGACGAAATAGAAAATGGGATCCATCACTCAATTGCTGCCGACATATGGCGTTTCATTCTGGATGTCGTTCGGGAGTTGGACGTACAGGTATTTGCCACGACGCATAGCTACGAGTGCGTTCAAGCAGCGCAGTCTTTGCACAGCGATGATCTCATGTTACACCGGTTGGAAGCGTCGGAGGAAGGTCACCGTTGCTTCAGCTACCATCGCGAGCACATAGACACTGCCGTACGCCACAGTCTGGAGGTTCGCTGA
- a CDS encoding ABC transporter ATP-binding protein: protein MAGEAPGGATSGHGGGELGAAISVQQVARESASLLQRGVPRARLAELAGGDDYLRIDGLEAGYGRMQIVHGIDLQVGRGQSLCLIGPNGAGKSTVLHAIYGLNTITGGTIRKDGRDITRMHSADKLRQAGIAYILQDNSVFPDMTVEENLQMGAFLMRDKAAVRAAVAGVLERYPRLAERRAQPARVLSGGERRLLEISRALVMDPDVLLVDEPSIGLEPRYIDMVFEILVDLRDRERKTIVMVEQNARKGLQFADLGYVLVAGNLALAGSGAELLDDPRVGRLFLGG, encoded by the coding sequence ATGGCCGGCGAGGCGCCGGGCGGCGCCACTTCCGGCCACGGCGGCGGCGAGCTCGGCGCCGCCATCTCGGTGCAGCAGGTGGCGCGCGAGAGTGCGTCGCTGCTGCAGCGGGGCGTGCCGCGCGCGCGGCTGGCGGAGCTGGCCGGCGGCGACGACTACCTGCGCATCGACGGCCTGGAGGCCGGCTACGGACGCATGCAGATCGTGCACGGCATCGACCTGCAGGTGGGCCGCGGGCAGTCGCTGTGCCTGATCGGCCCCAACGGCGCCGGCAAGTCGACCGTGCTGCACGCCATCTACGGCCTGAACACGATCACCGGCGGCACCATCCGCAAGGACGGCCGCGATATCACGCGCATGCACTCCGCCGACAAGCTCCGGCAGGCGGGCATCGCCTACATCCTGCAGGACAACTCGGTGTTCCCCGACATGACCGTGGAGGAGAACCTGCAGATGGGCGCCTTCCTGATGCGCGACAAGGCCGCGGTGCGGGCCGCCGTTGCCGGGGTGCTGGAGCGCTACCCGCGCCTGGCCGAGCGCCGCGCGCAGCCGGCGCGGGTGCTGTCCGGCGGCGAGCGCCGCCTGCTGGAGATCTCCCGCGCCCTGGTGATGGATCCCGACGTGCTGCTGGTGGACGAGCCGTCGATCGGCCTGGAGCCGCGCTACATCGACATGGTGTTCGAAATCCTGGTCGACCTGCGCGACCGCGAGCGCAAGACCATAGTCATGGTAGAGCAGAACGCGCGCAAGGGCCTGCAGTTCGCCGACCTCGGCTACGTGCTGGTGGCCGGCAACCTGGCCCTGGCCGGCAGCGGCGCCGAACTGCTCGACGACCCGCGCGTAGGCCGCCTGTTCCTCGGCGGCTGA
- the guaD gene encoding guanine deaminase: MSVRQCRGRVVCGALLTYRDDPARVAPERAVIHHLRGAVAVGGDGRIAWRGPAARLPARFRTLPKDDHGTALLLPGFIDAHTHYPQHRMLAAPGRDLLDWLRRFTFPEESRYAAPAYASAAAEVFLDRLLRHGTTAAVVFSTVHRQATEILLAAAERRGLALVTGKTMMDRNAPEALRDDPATGVRDSAELIERWHRRGRLRYAITVRFAVTSSEEQLRAAGELAARYRDCHVHTHLAESEREIAAVRHDFPWACDYTDVYDRCGLLGPRSLLAHGIHLSERECTRLSQAGATVVHCPTSNTFLGSGLFDIGRLRDAGRPVGIGIATDIAGGTSYSMLHTMGEAYKVAMLHGHTLGAHDLFHLATRGNAVQLGLDDEIGCLEPGRWADLVVLDPAATPVLQERQPLSRQLEDTLFALAILGDDRAVRATYVAGRKVWTRPGANGQFDRAAQAAESALMAAGHA, translated from the coding sequence GTGAGCGTGCGGCAGTGCCGGGGACGGGTGGTGTGCGGCGCGCTGCTCACGTACCGCGACGATCCCGCGCGCGTCGCACCGGAGCGCGCCGTAATCCACCACCTGCGCGGCGCCGTGGCGGTCGGCGGCGACGGGCGCATCGCATGGCGCGGCCCCGCCGCGCGGCTGCCGGCCCGGTTCCGCACGCTGCCGAAGGACGACCACGGTACGGCGCTGCTGCTGCCGGGATTCATCGACGCCCACACGCACTATCCCCAGCATCGCATGCTCGCCGCGCCGGGCCGCGACCTGCTCGACTGGCTGAGGCGGTTCACCTTCCCCGAGGAGAGCCGCTACGCCGCGCCGGCGTATGCGAGCGCCGCGGCCGAGGTGTTCCTGGACCGCCTGCTCCGGCACGGCACCACCGCGGCCGTGGTGTTCTCCACGGTTCACCGCCAAGCGACCGAGATTCTGCTGGCGGCGGCGGAGCGCCGCGGGCTGGCGCTGGTGACCGGCAAGACGATGATGGACCGCAACGCCCCCGAGGCCCTGCGCGACGATCCCGCCACCGGCGTGCGCGACAGCGCGGAGCTGATCGAACGCTGGCACCGCCGCGGGCGCCTGCGCTACGCCATCACGGTGCGCTTCGCGGTGACCTCCAGCGAAGAGCAGCTTCGTGCGGCCGGCGAGCTTGCCGCACGCTACCGGGACTGCCACGTGCACACCCACCTCGCCGAGAGCGAGCGCGAGATCGCAGCGGTGCGGCATGACTTCCCGTGGGCGTGCGACTACACCGACGTCTACGACCGCTGCGGCCTGCTCGGACCGCGCAGCCTGCTCGCACACGGTATCCACCTGTCGGAGCGGGAGTGCACGCGGCTGTCGCAAGCCGGCGCCACCGTCGTGCACTGCCCCACCTCCAACACCTTCCTCGGCTCCGGCCTGTTCGACATCGGCCGCCTCAGGGACGCCGGGCGCCCGGTGGGCATCGGCATCGCCACCGACATCGCCGGCGGCACCAGCTACTCGATGCTGCACACCATGGGCGAGGCCTACAAGGTGGCGATGCTGCACGGCCACACGCTCGGCGCCCACGACCTGTTTCACCTCGCCACCCGCGGCAACGCCGTGCAGCTCGGGCTCGACGACGAGATCGGCTGTCTGGAGCCGGGCCGCTGGGCGGACCTGGTGGTGCTCGATCCGGCCGCGACCCCGGTGCTGCAGGAACGCCAGCCGTTGTCGAGGCAACTGGAAGACACCCTGTTTGCTCTGGCCATCCTGGGCGATGACCGGGCGGTCCGCGCCACCTACGTAGCCGGCCGGAAGGTGTGGACAAGGCCCGGCGCCAACGGGCAGTTCGACCGGGCGGCACAGGCCGCGGAGTCGGCGCTGATGGCCGCGGGACACGCCTAG
- a CDS encoding ABC transporter substrate-binding protein — MRAGFVDLLELALSMTTFHNEITRPPVRRSPAAGAALRRGIRGRAPCLLLVAALCLLPQDGFARVDGDTIVLGAAVSLTGKYTTAGNHTRKGYDLAVKVINERGGVRVGGRGYRLEVLYYDDESTPARGAQLAERLIRQDGVRFMLGPYSSGLTKAIAPVTERYRVPMVEGNGASRELFNKGYRYLFAVLSTSEQYLQEAINLAAERARGDGRDPTSLTIAVATENDPFSQDVRDGVIDDAARHGMRVVIDDKLPRDLNDMTATLLKVKALRPDLLLVSGHTKGAALLVRQADELRASAPMVAISHCESAEVTDVERFGNAAEGILCTGQWAPTLTYRDDLFGSAADYAALFEQEYGYVPPYQAAESTAAVMVWADALQRAGSFDTEAVREALAATDLRTFYGNIRFDATGKNIAKPMVLSQIQDGEYRVVAPTAWASHELRFPRPGPTGSAAAAAGRSGSRLPRFGPLTVQLLLDGLLVGAIFALAAYGMALVWGVMNIINVSQGELVILGGFLTWWLTTLGIHPLFGIPVAGAVLFAFGWLLYRTVVYRLVDRDLFVSLLATFGLSILLQQLMNQVFGADIRTANAELGSTYLLGDGVVLANIKLVAFAVALAAAAGLLLVLRRSRAGRAIRATAQNARAARLMGVRTDRVYALAFALNAAVCGIAGALVAMVWVVHPFIGITYTVRSFVIVVVAGLGNIAPVVVSGAVLGDAENITGFLLGAEFQTAFVFLLLVAILLLRSYVLGRRRQVLK; from the coding sequence GTGCGGGCCGGATTCGTCGACCTGCTGGAGCTGGCGCTTAGCATGACCACCTTCCACAACGAGATCACGCGGCCACCTGTCCGCCGTTCTCCCGCCGCCGGCGCGGCGTTGCGCCGCGGCATACGCGGCCGCGCGCCGTGCCTGCTGCTGGTCGCCGCGCTGTGCCTGCTGCCGCAGGACGGGTTCGCGCGCGTCGACGGCGATACCATCGTGCTCGGTGCGGCGGTGTCGCTGACCGGCAAGTACACCACCGCCGGCAACCACACCCGCAAGGGATACGACCTGGCGGTGAAGGTGATCAACGAGCGCGGCGGCGTTCGCGTCGGCGGCCGCGGCTACCGGCTGGAGGTCCTGTACTACGACGACGAGTCGACGCCGGCGCGCGGCGCGCAGCTCGCCGAGCGGCTGATCCGGCAGGACGGCGTCCGGTTCATGCTCGGCCCGTACAGCTCGGGCCTGACCAAGGCGATCGCGCCGGTTACCGAGCGCTACCGAGTGCCGATGGTGGAGGGCAACGGCGCCTCGCGGGAGCTGTTCAACAAGGGCTACCGCTACCTGTTCGCGGTCCTTTCCACCTCCGAGCAGTATCTGCAGGAGGCGATCAACCTCGCCGCCGAGCGGGCACGGGGGGACGGGCGCGATCCCACCTCGCTGACGATCGCCGTGGCCACCGAGAACGACCCTTTCTCTCAGGACGTACGCGACGGCGTGATCGACGACGCCGCCCGCCACGGCATGCGGGTGGTCATCGACGACAAGCTGCCGCGCGACCTGAACGACATGACCGCGACGCTGCTCAAGGTCAAGGCGCTGCGGCCCGACCTGCTGCTGGTGTCCGGCCACACCAAGGGCGCAGCGCTGCTGGTGCGCCAGGCCGACGAGTTGAGGGCCTCCGCGCCGATGGTCGCGATCTCGCACTGCGAGTCTGCCGAGGTGACCGACGTGGAGCGCTTCGGAAACGCCGCCGAGGGCATTCTGTGCACCGGGCAATGGGCGCCCACCCTGACCTACCGCGACGACCTGTTCGGCAGCGCCGCCGACTACGCCGCGCTGTTCGAACAGGAGTACGGCTACGTGCCGCCCTACCAGGCGGCGGAGTCAACGGCCGCGGTCATGGTGTGGGCGGACGCGCTGCAGCGCGCCGGATCGTTCGACACCGAGGCGGTGCGCGAGGCGCTGGCGGCGACCGACCTGCGCACCTTCTACGGCAACATCCGGTTCGACGCCACCGGCAAGAACATCGCCAAGCCGATGGTGCTGAGCCAGATCCAGGACGGCGAGTACCGGGTGGTGGCGCCGACCGCGTGGGCATCGCACGAGTTGCGCTTTCCCCGCCCCGGACCCACGGGCAGCGCCGCCGCGGCCGCCGGCCGGTCCGGCTCCCGCCTGCCGCGCTTCGGTCCGTTGACGGTGCAGCTCCTCCTGGACGGGCTGCTGGTCGGCGCCATCTTCGCACTCGCCGCCTACGGGATGGCGCTGGTGTGGGGCGTGATGAACATCATCAACGTGTCGCAGGGGGAGCTGGTGATTCTGGGCGGGTTCCTGACCTGGTGGCTGACCACGCTCGGCATCCATCCCCTGTTCGGGATTCCGGTCGCCGGCGCCGTGCTGTTCGCGTTCGGCTGGCTGCTCTACCGGACGGTAGTGTACCGCCTGGTCGACCGCGACCTGTTCGTGTCGCTGCTGGCCACCTTCGGCCTGTCGATCCTGCTGCAGCAGTTGATGAACCAGGTGTTCGGCGCCGACATACGCACCGCCAATGCCGAGCTCGGCTCCACCTACCTGCTCGGCGACGGCGTGGTGCTGGCCAACATCAAGCTGGTGGCGTTCGCGGTGGCGCTGGCGGCGGCGGCGGGGCTGCTGCTGGTCCTGCGCCGCAGCCGCGCCGGCCGCGCCATCCGGGCGACCGCGCAGAACGCGCGCGCGGCGCGCCTGATGGGCGTGCGCACCGACCGCGTCTATGCGCTCGCCTTCGCCCTCAACGCCGCGGTGTGCGGCATCGCCGGCGCGTTGGTGGCGATGGTGTGGGTGGTGCACCCGTTCATCGGCATCACCTACACGGTGCGCTCGTTCGTGATCGTGGTGGTGGCGGGGCTGGGCAACATCGCGCCGGTGGTAGTCTCGGGCGCCGTCCTCGGTGACGCCGAGAACATCACCGGGTTCCTGCTCGGCGCCGAGTTCCAGACCGCGTTCGTGTTCTTGTTGCTGGTGGCGATCCTGTTGCTGCGCAGCTATGTCCTGGGCCGGCGACGGCAAGTACTGAAGTGA
- a CDS encoding BMP family ABC transporter substrate-binding protein, whose translation MRKVFALIVSLALLLSVSTFAFGDEELKVGFIYVGPIGDHGWTYQHHQGLLAVEEEFGDHVETVYVENVAEGPDAERAITRLARQGAGLIFTTSFGFMDPTVKVAERFPDVKFEHATGYKRADNVSIYSARFYEGRYIIGQIAAQMSESGVAGYIASFPIPEVVRGINSFLLGAQTINPDFKIKVIWVNTWFDPGKEADAAKVLIGQGADIITQHTDSTAPLQIAEEQGVVGFGQASDMHHFAPNAQLTAIIDEWAPYYVERTRAVLDGTWESTDTWDGIAPGMVRMSEYLNMPEEVAALARETEAAIASGELHPFKGPIYNQDGDMVIGEGEVLDDGTLLGMNWYVQGVDDKLPE comes from the coding sequence ATGAGAAAGGTATTCGCACTCATCGTCAGCCTTGCGCTGCTGCTGTCGGTCTCGACCTTCGCCTTCGGCGACGAAGAACTGAAAGTCGGCTTCATCTACGTCGGCCCGATCGGCGACCACGGCTGGACCTACCAGCACCACCAGGGACTGCTGGCCGTGGAGGAGGAGTTCGGCGACCACGTGGAGACGGTGTACGTCGAGAACGTCGCCGAGGGACCCGACGCCGAGCGCGCCATCACCCGCCTCGCGCGCCAGGGCGCCGGCCTGATCTTCACCACCTCGTTCGGCTTCATGGACCCGACCGTCAAGGTGGCCGAGCGCTTTCCGGACGTGAAGTTCGAACACGCCACCGGCTACAAGCGCGCCGACAACGTGTCGATCTACTCGGCCCGCTTCTACGAGGGCCGCTACATCATCGGCCAGATCGCCGCGCAGATGTCGGAGAGCGGCGTCGCCGGCTACATCGCGTCGTTCCCGATTCCCGAGGTGGTGCGCGGCATCAACTCGTTCCTGCTCGGTGCGCAGACCATCAACCCCGACTTCAAGATCAAGGTGATCTGGGTCAACACCTGGTTCGATCCCGGCAAGGAGGCGGACGCCGCCAAGGTGCTGATCGGCCAGGGCGCCGACATCATCACCCAGCACACCGACTCCACCGCACCGCTGCAGATCGCCGAGGAGCAGGGCGTGGTCGGCTTCGGCCAGGCCTCCGACATGCACCACTTCGCCCCCAACGCGCAGCTCACCGCCATTATCGACGAGTGGGCGCCCTACTACGTTGAACGCACCCGCGCGGTGCTGGACGGTACCTGGGAGTCCACCGACACCTGGGACGGCATCGCGCCCGGCATGGTGCGCATGTCCGAGTACTTGAACATGCCCGAGGAAGTGGCCGCGCTCGCGCGCGAGACGGAAGCGGCGATCGCCTCCGGCGAACTGCACCCGTTCAAGGGCCCGATCTACAACCAGGACGGCGACATGGTGATCGGCGAGGGCGAGGTGCTCGACGACGGCACGCTGCTCGGCATGAACTGGTACGTGCAGGGCGTCGACGACAAGCTGCCCGAGTAA
- the uraD gene encoding 2-oxo-4-hydroxy-4-carboxy-5-ureidoimidazoline decarboxylase has protein sequence MQATSLSIDAVNGLCEAEFVTRFGDVAEHSPWVAAAAFRARPFADRAALIAAFSAAVRSAAPDAQLALLRAHPDLANRAAIAGDDLAAESRREQAGAGLDRLTPAEFTRFGDLNTRYRERFGFPFIFAVRGATKEEILNAFEGRIANSAATERALALANVERILQFRLEDRVAS, from the coding sequence ATGCAAGCCACCTCCCTGTCGATCGACGCCGTCAATGGTCTGTGCGAGGCGGAATTCGTCACCCGCTTCGGCGATGTCGCGGAACACTCGCCGTGGGTGGCGGCGGCCGCGTTCCGCGCGCGCCCCTTCGCGGACCGCGCGGCGCTGATAGCCGCGTTCTCGGCGGCGGTGCGCAGCGCCGCGCCGGACGCCCAGCTCGCCCTGCTGCGCGCTCATCCCGACCTGGCGAACCGGGCGGCGATTGCCGGCGACGACCTCGCGGCCGAGTCGCGGCGCGAGCAGGCCGGTGCCGGCCTCGACCGGCTCACGCCCGCCGAGTTCACCCGCTTCGGCGACCTCAACACCCGCTACCGCGAACGATTCGGGTTTCCATTCATCTTCGCGGTCAGGGGAGCGACCAAGGAGGAGATCTTGAACGCATTCGAAGGCCGGATCGCCAACTCGGCCGCGACCGAGCGCGCACTGGCGCTGGCCAACGTGGAACGCATCCTGCAGTTCCGGCTCGAAGACCGGGTGGCGTCGTGA
- a CDS encoding branched-chain amino acid ABC transporter permease produces MSSAANTTRQDAPRGAPLSGAGSRGLALVVLAVAAVAAPFAAPGLQSQMAVLWVMVVLALTWDVVGGQMGYNSFGNIVFFGAGMYASAVVQRAVLFSAQDYAAIAGGAAAHLAPAQYLGGLGLGLACAALVAVLIALPLGASILRLRGHYFAICTLGLGVAAGEIASAWDWLGAGSGLVTPLFPEQLGSRNRFFCFYFLALAGACFAVLKLLYRCRFGLLINAIRDDEDKAEAMGLPTTRAKVVAWSVAALFLALAGGAYGNFIGFIDPLDIAFSGATFGVWMILMAIMGGRGTLWGPILGAMVFHVTQELFWIFLLGWHRVAMGLLIVVIVTFLPDGILGWFRERRGAASLAEERGA; encoded by the coding sequence ATGAGTTCCGCCGCGAACACCACCCGGCAGGATGCGCCGCGCGGCGCCCCGCTGTCGGGAGCCGGGTCGCGCGGGCTGGCTCTGGTGGTGCTGGCCGTCGCGGCGGTCGCGGCACCGTTCGCCGCGCCGGGGCTGCAGTCGCAGATGGCGGTGCTGTGGGTGATGGTGGTGCTGGCGCTGACCTGGGACGTGGTGGGCGGGCAGATGGGCTACAACTCGTTCGGCAACATCGTCTTCTTCGGGGCCGGCATGTACGCGAGCGCGGTGGTGCAGCGCGCCGTGTTGTTCAGCGCGCAGGATTACGCGGCCATCGCCGGCGGGGCGGCGGCGCACCTGGCGCCGGCGCAGTACCTGGGCGGGCTGGGGCTCGGGCTGGCGTGCGCGGCGCTGGTGGCGGTGCTGATCGCGCTGCCGCTCGGCGCCAGCATCCTGCGCCTGCGCGGTCACTACTTCGCCATCTGCACGCTGGGCCTGGGCGTGGCGGCGGGCGAGATCGCCAGCGCCTGGGACTGGCTCGGTGCCGGGTCGGGGCTGGTCACGCCGCTGTTCCCGGAGCAACTGGGCAGCCGCAACCGATTCTTCTGCTTCTACTTCCTGGCGCTGGCCGGCGCCTGCTTCGCAGTACTGAAACTGCTGTACCGCTGCCGCTTCGGACTGCTGATCAACGCCATCCGCGACGACGAGGACAAGGCGGAGGCGATGGGCCTGCCGACCACCCGCGCCAAGGTGGTGGCGTGGTCGGTGGCGGCGTTGTTCCTGGCCCTGGCCGGCGGCGCCTACGGCAACTTCATCGGTTTCATCGATCCGCTCGACATTGCGTTTTCCGGAGCCACGTTCGGGGTGTGGATGATCCTGATGGCAATCATGGGCGGACGCGGCACGCTGTGGGGGCCGATACTGGGTGCGATGGTGTTCCACGTCACCCAGGAGCTGTTCTGGATCTTCCTGCTCGGCTGGCACCGGGTTGCCATGGGCCTGCTGATCGTCGTGATCGTCACTTTCCTGCCGGACGGCATTCTGGGCTGGTTCCGGGAACGGCGCGGCGCTGCATCGCTGGCGGAGGAGCGCGGCGCATGA
- a CDS encoding ABC transporter permease — translation MSALEAVLLTIITAATPLLLAAIGELVTERSGVLNLGVEGMMIIGAVSGFGAAYTFGSAVAGVAAAIVMGMAVALLFAYFTQTLVTNQVATGLALTLFGLGLSGMIGENFTGLPLPDSAKMQRLHLPGLSDIPLIGPVVFGQDPLVYASVAITVLVAWTLARTRVGLVIRATGGNHHSAHALGYRVIAVRYACIAFGGACAGLAGGYLSLVYTPQWIENMTAGRGWIALALVVFSTWAPRRVAIGAYLFGTVWIMGLYAQGVGIGIPPQLLSSLPYLATIAALVLISGNRLLTRKNTPACLGLPFVPDR, via the coding sequence ATGAGCGCACTGGAGGCGGTGCTGCTGACCATCATCACGGCAGCGACGCCGCTGCTGCTGGCGGCCATCGGGGAACTGGTGACGGAGCGTTCGGGGGTGCTGAACCTCGGCGTCGAGGGGATGATGATCATCGGCGCTGTGAGCGGCTTCGGCGCCGCCTACACGTTCGGCTCGGCCGTGGCCGGCGTGGCGGCGGCGATCGTGATGGGGATGGCGGTTGCGTTGCTGTTCGCGTACTTCACCCAGACGCTGGTCACCAACCAGGTCGCCACCGGGTTGGCGTTGACGCTGTTCGGGTTGGGCCTGTCCGGCATGATCGGCGAGAACTTCACCGGCCTGCCCCTGCCCGACTCCGCGAAGATGCAGCGCCTGCACCTCCCCGGGTTGTCCGACATCCCACTCATCGGTCCGGTCGTGTTCGGCCAGGATCCGCTGGTGTACGCCTCGGTGGCGATCACGGTGCTGGTGGCCTGGACGCTGGCGCGCACGCGCGTAGGGCTGGTGATCCGCGCCACCGGCGGCAACCACCACTCCGCGCACGCGCTCGGTTACCGCGTGATCGCGGTGCGCTATGCTTGCATCGCGTTCGGCGGCGCCTGCGCCGGGCTGGCCGGCGGCTACCTGTCCCTGGTGTACACGCCGCAGTGGATCGAGAACATGACCGCCGGTCGCGGCTGGATCGCCCTGGCCCTGGTGGTATTCTCCACCTGGGCGCCGCGCCGCGTCGCGATCGGCGCCTACCTGTTCGGCACGGTGTGGATCATGGGCCTGTATGCGCAGGGGGTAGGCATCGGCATCCCGCCGCAACTGCTCTCCTCGCTGCCCTACCTGGCCACGATTGCCGCGCTGGTACTGATCTCCGGCAACCGCCTGCTCACCCGGAAGAATACCCCGGCCTGCCTCGGGCTGCCGTTCGTGCCGGACCGTTAG